One genomic window of Borreliella burgdorferi B31 includes the following:
- a CDS encoding 1-acyl-sn-glycerol-3-phosphate acyltransferase yields the protein MIIVFMKILRSIITYFNVLLFFLILIFFLFPFYLVCKIFLIERYVVRLSFIMMRACIKISLWLAGIKIIVTGSENIPKKSNVIIMGNHIAAMDPLIFIYTFACPFVILAKHSLLRIPFVNIVLIVMGVIFVNRRSIRSAAAAEVKAIKVMREGRSIGIFPEGTRNRGGDTRVFKKGSIKMALKTGTSILPVTLYNTNNFFIKNIIFNSGLSVYIHVHPLIDVLKLSEYEKENLTSIIRDQIVKKLETIKI from the coding sequence ATGATAATAGTTTTTATGAAAATATTGAGAAGTATTATAACTTATTTTAATGTTTTATTGTTTTTTTTGATTTTAATTTTTTTTTTATTTCCTTTTTACCTGGTTTGTAAAATTTTTTTAATTGAACGTTATGTTGTTAGGCTTAGTTTCATTATGATGCGAGCTTGCATTAAAATTAGCTTATGGCTTGCTGGAATTAAAATTATTGTTACGGGTTCTGAAAATATTCCTAAAAAAAGCAATGTAATAATAATGGGAAATCATATTGCGGCTATGGATCCTTTAATTTTTATTTATACTTTTGCCTGCCCATTTGTAATATTGGCAAAACATTCGTTGCTTAGGATTCCTTTTGTGAATATTGTTTTGATTGTTATGGGTGTTATTTTTGTTAATAGAAGGAGCATAAGATCTGCTGCTGCTGCTGAGGTTAAGGCAATAAAGGTTATGAGAGAAGGTAGATCTATTGGAATTTTCCCCGAAGGAACTAGAAATAGAGGGGGGGATACTAGAGTTTTTAAAAAAGGTTCAATTAAGATGGCATTAAAAACAGGAACATCAATTCTTCCTGTTACTCTTTATAATACTAATAACTTTTTTATTAAAAATATTATTTTTAATTCTGGACTGTCTGTTTATATTCATGTCCATCCTTTGATAGATGTTTTAAAATTAAGTGAGTATGAAAAAGAGAATCTCACTAGTATTATTAGAGATCAAATAGTTAAAAAGCTTGAAACTATTAAAATTTAA